The Chloroflexota bacterium genome window below encodes:
- a CDS encoding Rab family GTPase, translating into MVTLSKKVCLLGDFAVGKTSLVRRFVHDTFDDKYISTIGVKVSRKTVAVRGETGVAEVTMMLWDLAGSQEFIRVQNSYLRGASGALLVADLSRPETFASLISYAGTLRDLNSEISLVILANKLDLLVSVNNGADLGIEDELEQVASDLNAPLFFTSALTGERVENAFRSLAQALVITR; encoded by the coding sequence GTGGTAACGCTCAGTAAGAAGGTTTGTTTGCTCGGCGATTTTGCCGTAGGCAAGACCAGCCTCGTCAGAAGATTCGTTCATGATACTTTTGACGACAAGTATATCAGTACGATCGGTGTTAAAGTCAGCCGCAAGACAGTTGCGGTGCGCGGCGAAACCGGTGTGGCCGAGGTTACGATGATGCTGTGGGATCTGGCTGGTAGCCAGGAATTCATCCGGGTCCAGAATAGCTATTTGCGAGGGGCATCGGGTGCCCTTCTGGTGGCTGATCTCTCCCGACCGGAGACGTTTGCCAGTTTGATTTCCTATGCCGGTACGCTGCGCGACTTGAATTCGGAGATTTCTCTCGTGATCCTCGCTAACAAGCTTGATCTCCTGGTTTCCGTAAACAATGGCGCTGACCTTGGTATCGAGGACGAACTGGAGCAAGTCGCAAGCGATTTGAATGCCCCCTTGTTTTTCACCAGTGCACTCACGGGTGAAAGAGTCGAGAATGCGTTCAGGTCTCTGGCGCAGGCATTGGTGATCACGCGATGA